The following is a genomic window from Flavobacterium sp..
CTAACATTAGAAGTTACTTCAACAAATGCAACGGAACGTTTGGTACACAAGGTTCGGTTGAATTTATGTTTGATCATACGTGTAATTTTAGAATTCCAGCAGAAGGACAAGATGTGGAAGAATTAGAATTAGAAATGATTGATTTTGGTGTAGAAGAAATTTTTGCTGACGAAGACGGTATTTTGATGTATGCTCCTTTTGAAAGCTTTGGAACCATCCAAAAAGAATTAGAAACCCGTGGTTTAGAAATCTTATCTTCTGGATTTGAAAGAATACCACAAATAACAAAAGAGTTAACAGCAGACCAAGTGGCTGATGTTGAAAAACTATTAGAAAAAATTGAAGAAGACGATGACGTAATGAACGTGTATCATACGATGCAAGAAAGCGCTGAGTAATTCTTTTTTAACTTATATAGTAAATCCTCACAAAGAACTTGTGAGGATTTTTTTAAAATCAAAATAATGCAAAAAGGTATTGTTGTTGTTGCCTTCAATTAAATGGTGGCTTCGAGAACCTCAGCCCCCATCAAAAACCACTCTTATTACAATTTTTATTAGAACTAATTTAGACCGTTGCCTTCGAGTGCCTTGTTGTTGCCTTCGAGTGCCTTGTTGTTGCCTTTTCGAGTGCCTTGTTGTTGCCTTCGAGAGCCTCAGGCAACAACAGGAAGCGGTGGCTGACTTTTCTAAACGGTGGCTGAGGCTCTCGAAGCCACTATTTCTCCAAATCCCTATATGCTTTTGCTAGTTCAGTTTTAAACCATATAAGTCATAGAAGGAAAATGAAGTATATTATTCCGCACAATAAAGCTCATAAAAGAGCAGCTTAACAGCATGACAAACTATGTGTGTGGTTTATGTGAACTATGAAAAGTGGAACATCTGAAACTTTGGACTCTGAGTGTCTCTCTCAACATAATCTACTTCAAAAAAGCGCTGTGTAGCTATGTGTAAAAACCATGTGTCTATTGTGTTTAAAAAAAGCCATAAAAAAAACCGATTCATTTCTGAACCGGTTTTAGGTTGCGGTGTATTCATCAATTGTAATAAATTATTTTTTTAACTGTTTTATTAAGGAAGATTAATTACTGAAACTATTGCATAGATTAAAACTATAAGCATGACAATGATTACAGTAGCAACACCAATTAGTTCCATACCAACACTTTTATTTATTGTTTCTGGACTATTTGTTTTGGCATTGAATAACTGTTGAGGAATTTCTTTTTTTACAGGTTCATCTTCCACTTGAACTTGCGTTGGCTGCTCTATTAATGCTGTATTTTATTTCTTAATAATTTTTTTTACGAATGTTTTACCCATTGAATCATGTAAAATCAGTGTATAAATTCCTTCACTTAAATTTGAAACATTAATCAACGAAGTTTCTTTTTCTGACAACATCAATTGCCCTAAATAATTATAAATTTCAATAGTTTTAATTGAAACATCATGAGCAATATTCAAAATTCCATTTGTAGGATTTGGATAAACGCTCAATTTATTGGACTCAAAATCAGCTACTGATAAAGTTGAAACAAATGTAGTAGCAACCTGATTTGTTATAATTGGAGGATTAGAATCAAAATAAATTGATGCAGTACCTAATACCGTATCGTTTTCAACAACACTTGATTTTGGTTTTACTTTAAAAGCTACATACCCTTTAGAAGCTTCTTCATTAGTACTAACCGCTGGAAGATAAATAGCATCAAAAATAAAATTCATTAAACTGCCGTTTGATATTTCAACACGATTGGCATGACTCGAACCTTCAAGTTCTATTGTTTCCCAGTCCAGTTTATCGTCAAGTAAAGTGGTTATTAATACTCTTTCGGCAAAATAGTTGCCTGTATTTTGAAATCTAATAATATAATGTAAATACTTATCACTATTATCTATTGCTACTTGTGCACCTTCTAAGACTAACATATCGTTAGGATCATAAGAACCCACAACCTGTTGATTATATAGAATGCTATTATTTTCTGGAGTAATATCATTTGATAGATTATTTTCTAAAGCAAAAGCTATTGTTTCACCAATAGTTACTGTAGGAATGGTATTGACTAAAAAGGTAACCGTAGCTTGAAATGTTTGAAACGGTTGCAAATTAGCTATTTCAAATACCATTGAGTTTAGCGTTTGAGAAATTGGTAAAGGTAAAGCGTTAGCGAAATTAACTTTTTGATTGTTATACTGTAAACCAATAGTTGTGTTTATTAGATTAGTACCTTTGTTTTTGGCTACAATACGATACTTAGCATTAAATCCAGGTCTTGCATCGCCTAATGGATAAAAACTAATTTCTAAGTCATTAAAAAATTGTGTAGGAACCAAACAAAAATTAACAATAGATTCACCAGTATTACTACTAAAAAGACTAGTTTCTGAACTCGGATTAGAGTTAAAATACGGTAAATCGTGGGTAACAGAAGTTGAATAACTACCCGCTTCAACTTTAAAAGAAAAGTTACCAGTTGGAGTCGTAAAAACTGAAATACTTTCGTTAGAATTTGAATCAGTAGTGGTTACTAATACTTGTTGAGCAGCAACGTTACCATTGGTGCATCCATTTAATAAAACATCTAAACTTACATTTCCTTTGATTTGGTTGAAATTAAGTCCTAAATTTTTATACCATGCTACCTCTGAGTTTGTATTATTATCAGTAAAAGCAAAGTCAATATTACCATCAGCATTAATATCTTCTAAAAAATTTGGAGTTGTAACAAGAACTGTAGAATTAAATATGGAACGATATGTAAAAGCGTTATTTCCTATATTTTCATACCATCCAAAAACAGTGTTACCTGTATTAATTTGCGCAAGTATATCTAAATCACCATCATTATCTAAATCAACCAACTTCAATAAATTAAAATCTGCTCCAAGAATAGTCATGTTTTCTGGAGTACCTAAAGTACCATCACTGTTAATGGTTACTGTTTTTAAATATCTTACCCCAATTTGAGTTCTGTAATTATAAACTAAATCATTTAACCCATCTTCGTTCCAATCTGCAATATCAAAATTTTTAGAAGAAACTAGGGTAAGATTGGTTGGATGTAGCGTGGCATAATTGCCTTGTCCATTTGTATTTTCAATCCAATATAAACCCGCTGCATTTTGAGGAGTTGACGTTGAGAGATAAATCATAAAATCTAAATCGCCATCGTTATCCATATCTATTGACTTAATACTTTTAAATGTATTGGTTGGGTAACTAAAAATGTTTGGAGCATCAAAACCATTTCCATTATTTTTAAAAACTTTCAAATCTGATGTAGTTATGGTGCTATTGGTATAGCTATAATATGCAATAAGATCTTTATCGCCATCATTGTCAACATCTTCAGCAATTAGTGTATGCACATTTGAAGTAAATAATGTTTGTTCATTTGAAAAATTCCCTTGTCCATTATTAGTAAGCCATACAATTTTTTCATTTGTAGAACTGCATACTATATCTTTATGTCCGTCATTGTTAGCATCTATCAAGATGACAGAAGTAAAACTTGGTAAACTAGTTGTAATGATATTTGGCAAATCAGAATAATTTCCCACACCGTTATTTTTACGCCAAACTAGTTTTCCAGTATTTCTTGAAGCTAGCACTATATCTTTAGTTCCGTTTCCATCAATATCACCTATATCCCCTAAAAAAGGAAGATTTACATTGTCGTCTATTGCAAATTCTGTAAATGAGGTTGCATTTCCATTGTTATTAGAAAACCACTTTATTATATTATTGGTATCATCAGGAGCCATGATATCCAACTTAGTATCACTATTTATATCAGCAATCAAAACATCTCGGTTTTGTAATACACTATTAGAAATTAGTTGTTGTGTTCCAAAAGTACTACTACCTAAATTTTTATACCAAGTAAGACTATTTGTAAAAGAATTATGTATAATGATATCCACTTTTCCATTATTATCTAAATCTCTAAGTCTTAGTTTAAAATAATCGTTACTAGCAGAACCATTATCAGGTGGAATGTTTAACAATACTTGTGAATTTGAAAAAACATTGTTGTCATTTCTAAACCATTTAATACTTCGAGCTGCTCCATTTTGATATATATTCACAATATCATTATCGCCGTCACCATCAATATCACCACCCATAATATTTCCCATGTTCAACATTCCAGAACTCATGTTGTTACTTGTAGAACCCATATTTTCCGTAAAAGTGGAGGGAAAAGTATTATTTGAATTTTGTTGATAATAAACTACTGCACTTGGGCTTTCATATACAATATCTGGCAATGCATCTCCATTAATGTCAATCGCAGTAAAACGTAGCATAGACGACGATCCCGCTATGGATATGGGAGAAGTAAAAGTACCATTACCATTATTTTTTAATAGTTCAATTGTATATGATGGTGAAGAAGTAACTCTGCACTGAATGATATCAAAGTCGCCATCATTATCCATATCTAGTACTTGCAAACCAATTGTTGAATAGGTTGTGGTACTAATCGTAATTGGAGTACCAAAAGTTCCATTACCATCAAGGTTTTTTACCCAATAGGTCAAAGTGCTTACATAAACAATATCATTATAACCATCTTCATCAATATCGGCAATAAAGATATTTGAAACACCATAGCTTCCCGAGGTATTAACTACTGAATTTGAACTTCCAAAAGTACCATTTCCGTCTATATTTTTAAACCAGCATATTCCTGCATAAGCATCTCCCGACACAATATCAGACAAACCATCACCATTTATATCACCTCTTGCAAGCGTTTGTGGACTTGATGACCCTACATTATTTTGAAGTATATTTTTTTGCCAATCCATTACTGATTGTGTGAAGGCAGATGTTGATATTAGAATACAAAATAAAAAAAGAAGTAGAAGATTACGTAATTTCATAAGAAAAGAGTTTTATAGTAAAAGATTGCAAATTTAATTTAATTATTAATCAAGTTACAAAAATGTTGTTTTTTAATTTGAGTTGTATTTATATTTGCTAAAGCTCTTTTTTCAGCTTTTGGAACTGAAAAAACGTTTCATAACTATTAAAATAAAAATAATTAAAACAGTTGAAAAGATATAAATTGGGTTTATTCCATATTATTAAATTATTATTATTCTTTTGCAGAATTGATAAAGCTCTAAAAATTGTATCAAGAATGGAATTTACAAGCTAAAAACAGCTTAAAAGGCTTGTATTCTTTAGTAAATTGATTTTAAATTGATTGTGGGCTAGAAGTGGACTAGGACAAGAAATAAAAAACCCTAACTAATTGATAGTCAATCGTTAAGGTTTTAAATTTGCGGAGAAAGAGGGATTCGAACCCCCGGACCTGTTACAGTCAACAGTTTTCAAGACTGCCGCATTCGACCACTCTGCCATTTCTCCAAAAAGTCATGCACTACTTCCGTATTGCGAGTGCAAATATAGAATGATTTTTTATTTCTGCAAACGTTTTCAAAAGAAAAAAGTAAAAAAAATACACTTTCCTCTTCACCCCAATCCCAACCATTTGAATGTCAGTAAATAAATAGAACTATTTTTTTAAGAAAAAAATCAAGAATATGAGCAAATTCAAATTCAAAGTCTTCATTTATTCCGTTTTTTTTATCTAAAGTAGTTGAAGAGATACTTAACAGAATAACAAACGACTCCTTTAACCTAATGTGCTCTATAAAAAGTGCATCGCCTCTATGTAGCTCTCTCAAGACAATCTACTTCCAAAAAAAATCGGTGCAGCTCTATGTAATAAACTATGATTCTATGTGTTTTAATTTCAAATTTCAACATTCAAAACAAGTTCGAAACTTCGAAATCTACTCAATTCTTTATAAAAATACTTCCATACTATTTTTAAAACATATAAGCCATATAAGCAAAAAGTATAACGATACGTAGAATAAAGTTCATAAAAGAGTTCTTACTACACCTTTAACATAATGTGCTCTATAAAAAGTGCAACGCCTCTGTGTAGCTCAAGGTAAAAAACGATGTGCCTAGGTATTTTAAAAAAAAATCAGCCCTCATCTGCGCTCCACCTAAGCGGACCCGTGTCATCCGCATACTAAAAATTCAATATCTTTGTAAAAAAACAATGCAATCAAAACTATTTTGCCTAGAAAGCGTTCCCGATGTCACTTCCCAAACAAACAGCATCATCCTACCCTCTTTAGAAAAACTAGCGTTGCGATACAACGTCACCAATGTTTACAATACCTGCGACAGCATAGAAGGATTAGAAGAAATCCTATCCACCCTACTCTACGAAGACCGAAACTTCAATGATTACGAAATCATTTACTTCGTATTCCAAGGAAGCGGCAACAACATCATCATCGATAATTATTTGTATAGCCTAGAAGAAATAGCCGAGTTTTTTGAAGGCAAACTAACAGGGAAACTTATACATTTTGCCAATACTATGCAATTGGAAATAAACCAAGAAACAGCACAATACTTCCTAGATGTAACAGGAGCTTATGCTGTTTCAGGTTATAAAAATAATGTACCATTGTTGAGCACCGTTTTAGACAACCAATTCTTCGCATTATATCAAGAATACGACGACGTAACTGAAATCGTAGAAGAATTGTACCAAAAGCATTTTGCAATAGCAAAAACTATGGGGTTTACATTGTATTATTAAAACGAATTTATCGCTTATTACAACAATAAAATCAATAAAAGAACAATAATTATAATAGCACCAATCGATAAATAAATACCATTTTTACTATCACGCAAAGAAGATTTTATTACTTTCACTTCTTTTCGAAGTGCTTTTTTTTCTGAAGAAGTCATATCAGACTTATCCATTGCTTTTATTTCTTTCAAACGATCTAACTGAACTTGTACATGTGCTGGCACTTCACTTGGCGCAGTAGCAGGTGTGTTTGAAGGATTACTTGCTGCAGCTGTCATGGTGCTTGGAAAGAAACTTATCGACATAATTAGCATCAATAAGTAAAGTGTTGATTTTTTCATAATAGTATAATATTAGCATTAATTTATAACCATAAAATTATATACTTCTATAAACTAAACTATTATACTATTTTTATAAAAAGTTACAAAAATAACAGCTACACAATCCATTTTTAAGGCAGCGATTTAATCAATCAAAACTACAAATACTTCGCAATGTCTTCCGCCTGAATACTATGATGCGAAACACGATATACTACTTCCCCATTCTTTAAAACAATAATTTGTGGCGATTGATGAATCACACTCAATTCCTCAGCAATAAAATTAGAAACACTTCGGTACGAAAGCAAATCCAAATAATTAAAATCGGCTTTAGCAATCAATACATCATTTCCAATAACCAAGCGCTCTTTCGCATAAGCACTTATACCACAGGTCACGCTATCTTTAAAAATAATTTGAGGTTTTTCATTCGATTTATCAACAATTTCTCTTACTTGTTGTTCTGTAGTAATGGGATTCCAGTTTTTCATAGTTTATATTTTTTTGTTAAACACATAGATACATAAGCTATATGTTTTGTTGATTATAGGCGTTTCACTTTTCATAGTAAACAAAAACTATCCGCATAGTTTATCATACTGTCAAGCATCTCTTAAATGTTGAATTTTGATCAACGAATGATGAATTTTGAACTATTGAACTAAGAACTACACGACAACATAGAACACCCAACTTTATCTCGCGCCCAATCTGGTCTTTTAGCAAACCATTTTTCATATTGCGGTTGTTCGTCGTATGGATTTTTAAGCAACGTATATAATTCGTCAATAAGCGTGTAATCTTCTTTCTCTGCTGCTTCAATGGCTAATTGTGCCATGTAATTTCGTAACACATATTTTGGATTAATGGCATTCATGGCTTGTTTTCGTTCTTCATCTGAACCAACTTCTGCTTTAATTTTCTCCAAATACAATTCCGTCCAATGCAACCAACTCGTTTTTAATGTTAATACAATTTTATCGGGTTGATAAAACGCAAAGGTAATTTTAGCGAATGCTTCATCAGAACTATCTGTTTTTACTATATTGGCCAAGTTGCGATAGAAAATGGTCATATCCGTTTCTGAAGCAGTTAACAAGGAAATTAATTCATCTTGAAAAGAAGTATCATATTCTGCTTGTAATCCTAACTTCTGCTGTTGTAGTATTGGAAACTGGCTATCAAATTGCTGACTATAACTATTCAATACTTGTTCCATTGGAGCAATATCTTCAATCAATGGATACAAAGCATTTCCTAATTGTACCAAATTCCACAAAGCAATATCAGGTTGGTTTTTAAAACGATATCTTCTACCCTCAGCATCCGTAGTATTCGGTGTCCAATCTGGATCATAATCTTCCAACCATCCATACGGACCATAATCAATGGTTAATCCCAGAATCGACATATTATCAGTATTCATTACCCCATGAACAAAACCAACACGTTGCCAATGCAACACCATTTCAACGGTTCGATTGACAACTTCCTGATAAAACTGCAAGTACTTTTCTTTGCCAGAAGTATTAATTTCAGGATAAAAATACTGAATCGTATAATCGGCTAACGCTTTTAAATTCTTACTATCTTTTCGAGCAGCAAACAATTGAAAATTACCAAAACGAATAAACGTAGGTGCTACTCTACAAACAACAGCTCCGTCTTCATAAGCGGCATTTCCGTTGTATAAAACATCACGTAAAACTTTGTCGCCAGTTGTCACCAAAGATAACGAACGAGTGGTTGGCACACCCAAATGATACATCGCTTCACTACACAAATGCTCGCGTATAGAAGAACGTAAAACGGCAAAACCATCAGCTGTTCTCGAATAAGGTGTTTCCCCTGCTCCTTTTAACTGTAATGTCCAACGTTGATTATTATGCAGCATCTCAAATAAATTGATTGCTCTACCATCCCCAAGTTGTCCAGCCCAATTCCCAAATTGATGTCCAGCATACGCCATAGCATACGGTTTGGTATCGGGATAAACAGTACTTCCTGAAACCAAATTTAAAAAATCAAGAGATTGAGTTTCTGCTTGAGAAATCCCTAACAATTGAGACACCTCATCGGCAACATGAAGTAATTTAGGACGTGAAGGAACTCGTGGTGACACAAATGAAAAAACAGCTTCAAAGACTTGTCGTCGTGTATTTGAAACATTTGAATCGGCGGGTAATTGCTGATTGAAAGTATCGTTGAGGTGTAATTTCATTTATTATCGTGTAAAAACTAAGGTGTTTCCTTTAGACAAGTTGGCATCAAAAGCATATCCTTCATAATTGAATTGCTTCAAATCATCTATTGTTTCAGCATTGGTATCAATAATATAGCGCACCATCAAACCTCTGGCTTTTTTAGCGAAGAAACTTATCATTTTTAGCTTTCCATCTTTGTAATCTTTAAATTCAGGTGTAATCACAGGAGCTTTCAATGTTTTAGTATCTACGGCAGAAAAATATTCGTTACTTGCCAAGTTGATGAAAAGTTCGTGTTCTTGCAATTCATCATTTAAAGATTGCGTTACTTTCTTTTTCCAAAACTCATACAAGTTCTTTTTTGTCCCAATAGGCAAAGAAGTGCCCATTTCCAATCGATACGGTTGCATTAAATCCAATGGTTTTAAAATACCATACAAGCCCGAAAGAATACGTAATTTATCTTGAAGAACCGGAAGTTTTTCAACCGGAAGTGTGTAGGCATCTAAACCTGTATAAACATCGCCATCAAAAGCATAAATTGCAGGACGTGCGTTTTCAGCAGTAAAAGGTAAAGACCAATTTTTATTGCGCTCCCAATTTAAATCGGCTAACTTTTCAGAAATGTCCATTAATTCCATTAACTGTTTTGGCTTTTTCTTTTTTAAAGCCTTTTGAATGGTTTCGGCCTCTTTCAAAAACAAACTATCGGTATGCTTTTGAACAGGAAGTGGCGATTCAAAATTTAAGGATTTAGCAGGTGATATAACAATTTTCATACGAATACACTTTATAATTGAATAAGCACAAATAAAAACCTTTATGCTTCTATTTTCAAAAGTACGAAATTAAGAAATAGGGTATTTTAGAATACGATAAATAAAAATTATATCGCAATCAATATTTTATTATAATAGAAAATCCCGAAAGTATCGGGATTTTCTATTTTTATTTTATAGTCTTTGCTTTTTCAGGTTGACCTACAATATCATAAGACATCTTTAAAATACTTTTTAAACTTTCATTGGTTGAATCAATTGAATATGCTTTTTCAAAATCTGGTAATGCTTTTGCAAACATTTCTTTTCTTTTCTTAACAAGCTCATCGTATTTTTTTGCATTGTCTCTGGAGCTATTAATTTCATTAACTATTTTTTCCTCATCTGCTAATAATGCGTATCCAGCATTATAATAAATTTGAAATTCTCCTTTTTTTAACTCTTCATCATTCGGCGCTAATTTTCTAGCTTCTGTATAAGTTAATTTTGCTTTTTCAAGCTCATTATTTTGTGAATATATAAGAGCTAATAGTTTTAAAATTTCAAATTTCTTTGATGCATTCTTAACATCTCTAGGCTTTTCATGAGAACCTAATTTTATAAATTGAGAACGTTCTGTTTTCGAATTAAATTCTTCTTCTTTACCATTTGCTATGCTAATTGCATAATAAGTAAAGCCATTATTCAAATAATCACTGCTAGCATATTCTTCATACATTTTTTGAGCTAACTTATAATCTTCACTTTGTACGGCTAAAATTGAAGCATTTTTAAGAGATTTTCCTTCTTCTTTTGGGTCAAAAGTATATAATGAATAAAATAATGCTGAAGCCTCTTTAAACTTTGAAGTATTATTGAAATTCATAGCTAAAGCCGATAATCCTTTCTTGAATTCTGCTTTTTCTTGAATTAATTCCTCTGAATATATTTTTTTTCCTGATTTTGTTTCAAAATCAATAGTTTCATTGATAACAGCACCATATTGTTTTATAAACTCTGGATTATAGAGTTTCATTTGATCTTGCATTGTTGCTTTATCTCCTTTAGAAGCTAATTCAATAGTTGGATACATTACCATATAAAACTTTGCATAAACTTTATCCGATTCTTCAGCCGCTAAAGTATTTAAAGCATCGCTTGCTGTTTTGTATGCTTCTAGATCCTTAACTGAAATAGTTTCTTTAGCATATATTTTTTTTAAAGTTTTTAACTCTTCTTTTTGAGCAAATGTTGCAACCGATAACAATAGTGCTGCACTTAATACTAATTTTTTCATGTTTTTAAAATGTGGGTTAAACAAAAGCCCAAAATAAATTTGGGCCTTATCCTTTTTATTCTTGTGTTTCTTCCTCAGTCGAATCTACATCTGTGTTATTATCTGCCTCATTTATTTCTCCGTTTTCATCTAAAATAACTTCTTCATCTTCGCGAAGCACCTTCGTTACAGCGGCAATAGAATCGTTCCCCTTAATGTTGATTAATTTAACACCTTGAGTTGCTCTTCCCATTACTCTTAAATCAGACACCATCATTCTAATGGTTAAGCCCGATTTGTTGATAATCATTAAATCATCATCGTCAGTTACATTATTAATTGCAATTAACGCACCCGTTTTTTCGGTAATGTTTAATGTTTTTACTCCTTTTCCACCACGATTTGTAATTCGGTACACGTCTTCTCCGTCGTCGTCCACTAATTTGGTACGTTTTCCATAACCATTTTCGGTAACTACTAAAATTTGAGTTTCGTTTACGTCTTCTTTGTTAACGGTTACGATTCCAATTACTTCATCGTTGTCATCAGCTAGAGTAATTCCTCTAACACCAGATGCAGTTCTTCCCATTGGACGTGTTTTTTCTTCTTCAAAACGCACAATTTTACCTGATTTTCCAGCAATTAATACTTGGCTTGAACCGTTGGTTAATTTTGCTCCTAATAACTCGTCTCCATCTTTAATTGTAATCGCCGCAACACCGTTTATACGAGGTCTAGAATATTTTTCTAAAGATGTTTTCTTAACCTGGCCTTGCTTTGTAACCATAATTAAGTTGTGACTCTCAATATACTCTTGGTCTTTTAAGTCTTGTGTACAGATAAATGCTTTAACTTTATCATCACTTTCAATGTTGATTAAGTTTTGAATCGCACGACCTTTACTTGCTTTGGTTCCTTCTGGAATTTCGTATACACGCATCCAGTAACATTTACCTTTTTGCGTGAAATACATTAAATATTGGTGATTGGTTGCCACAAATAAATGTTCTAAGAAATCTTGATCTCTTGTTCCAGCAGATTTTTGTCCAACTCCTCCTCTATTTTGTGTTTTATATTCTGATAACGAAGTACGTTTGATGTAACCTGCATGTGAAATAGTAATTACTACGCTTTCATCCGCAATTAAATCTTCTATACTTACATCGCCACCAGAATATTCAATTCTTGAACGACGCTCATCACCATATTTATCTCTGATTTCTGTCAATTCGTCTTTAATTACTTGCATTCTCATTTCTTTGCTTGCTAGTAATTCTTTTAAATACGTAATCAATTTCATGATTTCTTCGTATTCAGCACGTAATTTATCTTGTTCTAGACCTGTCAATTGTCTTAAACGCATTTCTACAATAGCGCGTGCTTGAATTTCCGATAATTTAAAACGCTCAATTAACTTAGTTCTCGCTTCATCTCCATCTTTAGAAGCTCTAATAATTTTGATTACTTCATCAATATTATCAGAAGCAATAATTAAACCTTCTAAGATATGTGCTCTTTCTTCTGCTTTTCTTAAATCAAATTGAGCTCTTCGAACAACAACATCGTGGCGATGTTCGACAAAATGATAAATCAAATCTTTAAGATTTAACATTTGAGGACGACCTTTAACCAATGCAATATTGTTTACACTAAATGAAGCTTGTAATTGCGTATATTTATAAAGTGTATTTAGAACGACATTAGGAACTGCATCACGTTTTAATTCATATACCACACGCATACCATTTCTATCCGATTCATCACGAATATTCGATATACCTTCAATTTTCTTATCATTAACTAAATCGGCAGTATGTTTGATCATATTTGCCTTGTTTACTTGGTAAGGAATTTCAGTCACAATGATAGCTTCTCTACCATTAACTTCTTCAAAACCAACCTTAGCACGCATTACAATACGACCTCTACCTGTTTTGAATGCTTCTCTTACACCTTCGTAACCATAAATAATACCTCCTGTTGGAAAATCAGGAGCTTTAATATGATTGATTAGCTCATCAATTTCAATATCATGATTATCTATGTAAGCTAAAATACCGTCCACTACTTCCGTTAAGTTGTGAGGAGCCATATTTGTTGCCATACCTACCGCAATACCTGAAGCCCCATTTACTAATAAAGTAGGGATTTTTGTTGGCATAACCGTCGGCTCTTGCAATGTATCGTCAAAGTTTAATTGAAAATCTACTGTTTCTTTATCAATATCCGCCAACATTTCTTCCGAAATCTTTTTCATTCTGGCCTCTGTATAACGCATTGCTGCGGGACTATCTCCATCAACAGAACCAAAGTTACCTTGTCCATCAACCAATAAGTAACGCATACTC
Proteins encoded in this region:
- a CDS encoding YebC/PmpR family DNA-binding transcriptional regulator yields the protein MGRAFEFRKARKMKRWSAMAKTFTRIGKDIVMAVKEGGPNPETNSRLRAVIQNAKAANMPKDNVERAIKKASDKDTANFKEVLFEGYAPHGIAILIETATDNNNRTVANIRSYFNKCNGTFGTQGSVEFMFDHTCNFRIPAEGQDVEELELEMIDFGVEEIFADEDGILMYAPFESFGTIQKELETRGLEILSSGFERIPQITKELTADQVADVEKLLEKIEEDDDVMNVYHTMQESAE
- a CDS encoding FG-GAP repeat domain-containing protein, which translates into the protein MDWQKNILQNNVGSSSPQTLARGDINGDGLSDIVSGDAYAGICWFKNIDGNGTFGSSNSVVNTSGSYGVSNIFIADIDEDGYNDIVYVSTLTYWVKNLDGNGTFGTPITISTTTYSTIGLQVLDMDNDGDFDIIQCRVTSSPSYTIELLKNNGNGTFTSPISIAGSSSMLRFTAIDINGDALPDIVYESPSAVVYYQQNSNNTFPSTFTENMGSTSNNMSSGMLNMGNIMGGDIDGDGDNDIVNIYQNGAARSIKWFRNDNNVFSNSQVLLNIPPDNGSASNDYFKLRLRDLDNNGKVDIIIHNSFTNSLTWYKNLGSSTFGTQQLISNSVLQNRDVLIADINSDTKLDIMAPDDTNNIIKWFSNNNGNATSFTEFAIDDNVNLPFLGDIGDIDGNGTKDIVLASRNTGKLVWRKNNGVGNYSDLPNIITTSLPSFTSVILIDANNDGHKDIVCSSTNEKIVWLTNNGQGNFSNEQTLFTSNVHTLIAEDVDNDGDKDLIAYYSYTNSTITTSDLKVFKNNGNGFDAPNIFSYPTNTFKSIKSIDMDNDGDLDFMIYLSTSTPQNAAGLYWIENTNGQGNYATLHPTNLTLVSSKNFDIADWNEDGLNDLVYNYRTQIGVRYLKTVTINSDGTLGTPENMTILGADFNLLKLVDLDNDGDLDILAQINTGNTVFGWYENIGNNAFTYRSIFNSTVLVTTPNFLEDINADGNIDFAFTDNNTNSEVAWYKNLGLNFNQIKGNVSLDVLLNGCTNGNVAAQQVLVTTTDSNSNESISVFTTPTGNFSFKVEAGSYSTSVTHDLPYFNSNPSSETSLFSSNTGESIVNFCLVPTQFFNDLEISFYPLGDARPGFNAKYRIVAKNKGTNLINTTIGLQYNNQKVNFANALPLPISQTLNSMVFEIANLQPFQTFQATVTFLVNTIPTVTIGETIAFALENNLSNDITPENNSILYNQQVVGSYDPNDMLVLEGAQVAIDNSDKYLHYIIRFQNTGNYFAERVLITTLLDDKLDWETIELEGSSHANRVEISNGSLMNFIFDAIYLPAVSTNEEASKGYVAFKVKPKSSVVENDTVLGTASIYFDSNPPIITNQVATTFVSTLSVADFESNKLSVYPNPTNGILNIAHDVSIKTIEIYNYLGQLMLSEKETSLINVSNLSEGIYTLILHDSMGKTFVKKIIKK
- a CDS encoding DUF6642 family protein, producing the protein MQSKLFCLESVPDVTSQTNSIILPSLEKLALRYNVTNVYNTCDSIEGLEEILSTLLYEDRNFNDYEIIYFVFQGSGNNIIIDNYLYSLEEIAEFFEGKLTGKLIHFANTMQLEINQETAQYFLDVTGAYAVSGYKNNVPLLSTVLDNQFFALYQEYDDVTEIVEELYQKHFAIAKTMGFTLYY
- the ytxJ gene encoding bacillithiol system redox-active protein YtxJ, with the translated sequence MKNWNPITTEQQVREIVDKSNEKPQIIFKDSVTCGISAYAKERLVIGNDVLIAKADFNYLDLLSYRSVSNFIAEELSVIHQSPQIIVLKNGEVVYRVSHHSIQAEDIAKYL
- a CDS encoding protein adenylyltransferase SelO, giving the protein MKLHLNDTFNQQLPADSNVSNTRRQVFEAVFSFVSPRVPSRPKLLHVADEVSQLLGISQAETQSLDFLNLVSGSTVYPDTKPYAMAYAGHQFGNWAGQLGDGRAINLFEMLHNNQRWTLQLKGAGETPYSRTADGFAVLRSSIREHLCSEAMYHLGVPTTRSLSLVTTGDKVLRDVLYNGNAAYEDGAVVCRVAPTFIRFGNFQLFAARKDSKNLKALADYTIQYFYPEINTSGKEKYLQFYQEVVNRTVEMVLHWQRVGFVHGVMNTDNMSILGLTIDYGPYGWLEDYDPDWTPNTTDAEGRRYRFKNQPDIALWNLVQLGNALYPLIEDIAPMEQVLNSYSQQFDSQFPILQQQKLGLQAEYDTSFQDELISLLTASETDMTIFYRNLANIVKTDSSDEAFAKITFAFYQPDKIVLTLKTSWLHWTELYLEKIKAEVGSDEERKQAMNAINPKYVLRNYMAQLAIEAAEKEDYTLIDELYTLLKNPYDEQPQYEKWFAKRPDWARDKVGCSMLSCSS